The DNA segment TTCACACTCGCAGGGATTGTATTTACCGTCTTTTTGCTTGTCCTAGCCGCCATGGCCGTGGGGGTCATGTTTGGCCGACGAGCGATCAGCGGATCGTGTGGCGGGCTGGGGAACAAGACCGACGGCGAGGGGAACACCAGCTGCAGCCTGTGCCAAAACCCCAGCGAATCGTGCAAAGAACTGAAGGCACAGATGGCCGAATCAGCCTCGACGGAACCCCCTAAATAGAAGTACACCAGCCACCTGGGCTGTCGCCTTTCGCTCCGTGAAAGTAGCGTTAAGAGAGCGTTCTTTCATGGAGCGAAAGGCGACAATCACTAAATCAACAAGCCGCTCTCGCCGTTCCGCGAAGAAAGCAGATGGCATTGCCTGCCCCCCTCACCAGGTTGGCTCAAGCGTTTTTTGCCTGATTCACTCGCGTTTTGGGGCAATTCTGCAGTGGAAAACCACTAGGTTTCTGCTCGCGAGACAAGAGCCAAATAAGTTGGCTTTTTAAACGCTAACCAGGCCCTTTAGTGAGCTAGATTTAAGTTGAGAAACCTTATCTAGCACACCGGCTGCGAAGACCATGACCCCACCGCTGAATCCGCAAAGACGCGAACGCAACCGGTTCACTGTAGACCTGATCACGAAAATCCCGGTTCGTATCACCTGCATCGACGGGGCGGTCGGGAGCCGGCACTCTGGCACGTTGACCGATTTGAGTGTCGATGGCTGCCAACTGCAACTCGCGATCCCCTTACCTCAAGAGGTCCAGAACGTGACCCTTTTGATGGAGCAGACCGCGATGGCGTTTTCGATGGAAACCGTTGCGGAGATTTGCTGGGGTCGTCAAACAAGTTACGGGCAAATCTCTTATGGCCTTAAATTCCATCGTTCGATTCCCGAGGACGTCCTGGATCAAATGATTCAGCGAGGCTTGGTTTCGCGGCGTGACAATGCGCGGTGCCCGATTCAGCTCAAAGGGCGTCTGAGAATGCAATTAGCGTCGAATCCGCCTCAAGATACCGAGATTACCGACCTTTCCGACGGCGGCGTGCGGCTCCGAACCAGCCAGCCTCTGGCCGCAGGTGAACGCCTGTTACTAGAACTTCCAGGCAGCCTGCGTGCGATGCTCCGCGTCGTCTGGAGCATGGAATCGGAAGCCTATCACTTTGCAGGCTGTGCCTTCCTGACCAACGCTTCGCGCGACGCGGTCCAATCCGCGGCCAGCCAATCGGCATAGCTCCGGCCGGCAGCGGGATACCGCAGGGATTCGCCCTGCGAGAAGAGCCCCACGCCAGCAGCGGAGCGAGCGGCTTTCGCTGGGTTTCCATTGGACGCCTAGCTGTTTTCCTGTGAACCGGGTAGGCTTTCAGCAGGCCTATTTATTTCCGCCGCGATTCCTTAGCGACATTTTCAGGTTTAGCAAACCATGCAGTTACCGATCATTTCCGACGCCTCATCCAATGTCGGCCAGGTACGTGCTGGCGATAATCCAAATGGGGATAAAAGGCGCGGGCAATACGCTGTAATCAGCTTGGGTTGCCCGAAAAACCTAGTCGATACCGAGCAGATGCTAGGACGACTGGAAGAGGACGGATACCGGATGATTTCGGGCACCGATGGAGCCGATTTCGTTGTTATCAACACGTGCGGTTTTATCGATTCGGCGCGAGACGAATCTTTCGGTGCGATCGACGAGATGCTGGACCTGAAACGGCAGGGTAAAATCGGCGGCGTCGTAGTGACCGGATGTCTAGCCGAACGCCAACGCGACCAATTGCTGGAAGCTCGT comes from the Roseimaritima multifibrata genome and includes:
- a CDS encoding PilZ domain-containing protein, whose product is MTPPLNPQRRERNRFTVDLITKIPVRITCIDGAVGSRHSGTLTDLSVDGCQLQLAIPLPQEVQNVTLLMEQTAMAFSMETVAEICWGRQTSYGQISYGLKFHRSIPEDVLDQMIQRGLVSRRDNARCPIQLKGRLRMQLASNPPQDTEITDLSDGGVRLRTSQPLAAGERLLLELPGSLRAMLRVVWSMESEAYHFAGCAFLTNASRDAVQSAASQSA
- the nqrM gene encoding (Na+)-NQR maturation NqrM; translation: MTYLSIFTLAGIVFTVFLLVLAAMAVGVMFGRRAISGSCGGLGNKTDGEGNTSCSLCQNPSESCKELKAQMAESASTEPPK